The Burkholderiales bacterium genome includes the window GAAGGTCGAGAAGCTGCTCCCGCCCGAGGGATCGCAGCCGAAAACCCTGCCCGGCAGCACGCGAAGCTACACGCAGGAGCAGATCGACGATCTGCTCAATCCCCCGGACTGGTTTCCGGACCGGCGCCCGGATCCGCCTGCGATCATCCTCAAGGGGCGCGGCGACGCGCTGGCCTGCGGTGCCTGCCATCTCATGTCCGGACTCGGCCATCCGGAATCCGCGGACCTCACCGGGCTCAGCGTGAACTACATGGTCCAGCAGATGAAGGACTTCCGCACCGGCAGCCGCATCGACGTGCCGAGGATGAACAAGATTGCCGCCGCGGTCTCGGAGGAAGAATCGCTGGCGGCCGCACAGTGGTTCGCGCGGCTCACGCCACGTCCGTTCACCCGGGTCGTCGAAGCCCACACCGTGCCAAGAACCTTCGTGGGCGATGGGCGCATGCGCTACATGGAGCCCGGTGGGGGCACCGAGCCCATCGGCGATCGCATCATCACCATTCCCGAGGATCCGGTGCGCGCGCGGTTGCGCGACCCCTATTCCGGATTCATCGCCTATGTGCCGCCCGGAAGCATCGCAAAAGGCCGGGCGCTCGCGCAGACCGGCGGCGGGAGAACGGTCCCGTGCGCGCTCTGCCACGGGACGGATCTGAAAGGGGCGGGGGACGTGCCGCGGCTTGCCGGCGTGCATCCGATCTACATCGCGCGCCAGCTCTACCGCTTCAGGGACAGAACGCGCAACGGCGCGGCGGCCGCAGCGATGCGACCCTCGGTGGAGCGACTGACCGACGAGGATATCGTCAACCTGTCCGCGTACCTCGGCTCGCTCGCGCCCTGAGTGGGCACGATGCGGTTTAGGATATCGATCGCGCGCAACGTCCAAGGGGCGCGCTCGCAACAAGGGGAGGAAACCATGAAAAGCCTCTCGACAACGAAGGCGCTGGTGCTGCTCGCGTGCCTCGCGGCGCCGGCTTTGGCCGAGGAGGCCAACGCGCTCAGCGCCAGCCAGTCGATCCGCATCAACGCCACGCCGGAAGCGGTGTGGGCGGTGGTTGGAGATTTCAACGGCTCACCGCGCTGGTTGCCGCTCGTGGAACGCAGCCAGATCGTGCTCGGAGCCAACAACCAGGTCGGCGCGCTGCGTCTGATCACGCGGCGCAACGGCACGAAGGTGACGGAGCGCCTGCTCGACTACGACCCGCAGGCCATGCGCATGGCCTATACCTACGTCGACGGTGCCGTGCTGGCCGCCGACTATTTTCCGGTGATCACCGTGAAGGACGGGGGCGACGGGACCAGCATCGTCGAGTGGAGCGCGCGCTTCAAGCGGCTGGCCTACGACGTCGACCCGCCGCCGCCCGGCCAGGACGACCGGACGCTGGTCGACTTCTACAACGGCATCTACAAGGCCGGGCTGGAGAGCCTGAAGCGCGTGGTCGAAAGCGGGCGGTGAGGCGGCAGTCACCGGTGATGCCGGCGCATACGATCGATCGCGGCCGCCGCGCCCACGCAGCGGGGCTGCTCGGCCTGGCCGCGCTCGCCTGCCTGCCGGGAAACGCCCGCGCGGCCGCCGTTCCCGTACCACCCCAAGGCATCGGCCACCGGATCCGGCACCTGTCCTACAGCGATCAGGGCGGGCGCCCGGACGGTGTGCAGGTGATGGTGAACCGTGGCCATGTCTACGTGGGCCACATGTTCAGCGACGGCGTGACGATTCTCGACGCGGCCGATCCGCGCGCGCTGAAGCCCGTCGGCTTCTTCACCGCCGGCGGCAACACGCGCACGCATCATCTGCAGGTGGCCGAGGACCTGCTGCTGCTCGCCAACGGGGCCAACATCGTTGCCATGCAGTCCTACGACAACATGCGCGGCTATTTCGAGAACACGCTCGCCGACAGCATCACGGAGCGCAAGAAGTTCCGTTCCGGGCTGAGCATCCACGACATCTCGCGGCCGCGCGAGCTGCGCGAGATCGCGTTTCTCGAGATGCCCGGCTTCGGCGTGAACCGGCTGTGGTGGCCAGGCGGGCGTTACGCCTACGTTTCCGCGCACTTCGACGGCTTCACCGACCACATTCTGTGCATCGTGGACCTGAAGGACGTCACCCGGCCGCAGATCGTCTCGCGCTGGTGGCTGCCGGGCATGCACCGGGCGGGCGGCGAGACCCCCGTGGCGCCCAAGGGTCGCCGCTTCGCGCTGCACCACATGATCACCGCCGGCAACCTGGGCTATGCCGCGTGGCGCGACGGCGGCTTCACCATTCTCGACATCGGCGATGCGACCAGCCCTCGGCTACTCTCGCACATCAACTGGTCGCCGCCGTTCCCGGGCGGCACGCACACCGCGCTGCCGCTGCCGGGGCGCGGGCTGGCGGTCGTGCTGGACGAGGCGAACGCGGAACGCTGCGAGAAAGGAACTTTCCACACGTTTCTCGTGGACGTGCGCCTGCCCGGCAATCCGGTGCCCATCGCCACTTTGCCCACGCCGAGGGACCGCGACTATTGTGCTCTCGGCGTGTTCGGGCCGCACAACCTGCACGAGAACCGGCCCGGTTCTTTCCGCAGCGAGGAAATGGTCTTCGCGACCTGGAACAACGCGGGGGTGCGGGTGTTCGACATCCGCGACGCCTTCGCGCCGAAGGAGATCGCCTTCTGGGTACCGCCTGCGCCCGCGCGGCTGATCGACCCGCGGCCCCGCGTTTCTCTCGCGCCCAAGACTTGCGACGTGTACGTCACGCCCGAAGGCTTGATGTTCGTCAGCGACTGGAACGCCGGCATGCACGTGCTGCAGTACGAGGGCTGAGGATTCCGGCGCGGCGGGGCAGGAGCGGCACCTGCGTTGCGCGCGGCAGGATGAGCGTCATGGTTGGCGAGCAGGCTGATTCGAACTGCGCCGAAGTGATCATCGTCGGCGCCGGGATCACCGGTCTCGGGGCGGCCTACCATGTGGGAGCGCGCGGCATCCCGTATCTGGTTCTGGAAGCGGCGGACGATCTCGGCGGAATCTGGCGCACGCATCGCTGGCACGGCGCGCGCTGCGACTCCGACATCATCCACTATTCGTTCCGCTTCAAGCCGTTGCTTTCGGAACGCCGCCTGCTCGGCGCCGCGCAGATCCAGCGCTACCTGCGCTCGGTCGCCGGGGAATTCGGAATCCTCGAGCGGGTGCGTTTCGCCACCCGCGTGCAAAGAGCCGTGTTCGACCCGCAAGCGAGCCTCTGGCGTGTGCACACGAACCGGGGCGCGTTCCAGGCACGCTTCCTGATCAACGGCAACGGCTATTTCGAGGATCTCCACCGGCCGGCGTTTCGGGAATCGGACAGATTTCGCGGCGAGATCGTTCACGCCTTCGAACTCGACGGCGGGCGCACGTTCGCCGGCAAGGACGTGGTTCTGGTCGGCAGCGGCGCGACCGCGATCAGTTGCGCCCCCGAGCTGGCGCGGGTGTCGCGATCGCTGGTGCTTCTGCAAAGATCGCCGTCCTACATCTACGAAATGAGCGACCGCTCCGGCCCGTTGGCGAGAGCGTGCCAGCAACTGTATCGCGCCGGCTTCGAGTTTCCCGTCCACGCGCTTCGCTATGCGCTGCAGCTCAGGGACGATCTGGTCTTCGTGGGCTTTCGCGCCTTTCCCGGACTGGCGCGCTGGCTCTTCAGGCGGCACTGGGTTGCGGTGGTCGGCCAGCAGTCCTTCGAGAGGGACTTCAGACCGCGCTACGACCCTTGGGAGCAGCGCGTGTGCGTGGCGGTGGGCTTGAAGGAGGCGCTGCGCCAGCGGCGCATCGCGATCAGGACCGGCCAGATCGACCGCTTCACCGAATCGGCCATCGTGCTGGACAGCGGCGAGCCCATCCCCTGCGATGTATGCGTGCTGGCGACCGGGTTCGAGTTGAATTTCCTCAAGTTCGAGTTGTACGTGGGCGCGGAAAAAATCTCCCTCGCCGGGCGCAACTTCTACAAAGGGGTCATGATGGGAGGCGTGCCCAACTACTTCCAGCCGGTAGGCGTGTGGCATTCCGCGTGGACGGGGCGTTCGGAAGCCGCCACTCGCTTCGCGCTGAGAATCATCGACTACATGAAGGAGAAGGGTCTCAGCACGGTGCGCGTCGATCGCCGGGACGTGCTGTCGCGGCCGCGCATCACGCCCAACTACGTGATGCGCTCGGTCTCACGGTTGCCGAGGCTCTATGGCACGTACGAGCTGCCCACGCTGGACAATCTCTGTTCGTATCGCTTCCGGCCCGCCGAGTTCCGCTTCGCCTGAGCGCTATCGAGGTCCAAGGGCGCGGGAGATCCCGTTTCCTTGACCTGTGTCAATGCACCGCGCCCTCGGCTGGTCTTGGATGTCAATCCTGCCAACAGGTGCGTAAGAGGAGGGGCATATGGACGCACTGAGCGGTTTGGTGTTTCTCGCAGTGCTCGCAACCATCGTGACACTGGCCAGGGGAGTTGCCTCGATGGCCGAGGGCGGTGCCTACGACTTCCAGCACAGCCATCACTGGATGATGCTTCGCGTCCTGTTTCAGGCCACTGCGGTGGGACTCGTGCTTCTCGGCCTGCTGTGGCAGGCGGGGTGAGTGCAATCGCCGGGAGTTCGGAGTGGATCCGGTAGGCGTTGTGGTCGCAGGTGCGCTGCTCGCTGGCATCGTGACGGCAGCGGGCCTGATCAACTGCCGGCTCTGGCGCGCGGCTGCGGGCGAAGAGGGGGCATTGCTTTTCCCGCGGATGCTCGCGCGGGAAGGCATGCGTCTTGACGACTGCAGGAACGAGGGCACGTTCACGCAGGTGGCGATTGCGGCGCGTCGTTGTCTGCTTTGCCGCGAGCACGAGCGGTGCGTCTCGTGGCTCGACGGTCGCGGCGCGATCGCACCCGGACGCTTCTGCCCCAACGCAGACCTGATCGCCGCGCTCGCAGCCGAGGTACGCGCGAAGGCACGGCTGTGCGCCAGATCGCAGAGGCGCGCTTCGACTTCAGGTGCGCATTGATCAAGTGCGCCGTGCGGCCGAAGCCGAGAGCGATCGGAGGGCCGGTCGCCCGAAGGAGTTCAGGCAATCTGCCGATGCGCAGCCGCGAGGCCGCAGGCGCGATTACTCGAAGGGCATCCCATCGCGCAGGGCTCGCGCGGTCTCCGGACTGAGCACATCGAGTCGCTCGAGCGCTCTGCGCAGCCCGTCCGGTCGGTCGATCCGGCGACAGGCCGCGCCGAGGTAGTACCACGCGGCCGGCTGCCGCGGGTCGAGCTTCACCGCTTCCTCGAGCGCCGAAACC containing:
- a CDS encoding twin transmembrane helix small protein, which encodes MDALSGLVFLAVLATIVTLARGVASMAEGGAYDFQHSHHWMMLRVLFQATAVGLVLLGLLWQAG
- a CDS encoding DUF6455 family protein, which codes for MDPVGVVVAGALLAGIVTAAGLINCRLWRAAAGEEGALLFPRMLAREGMRLDDCRNEGTFTQVAIAARRCLLCREHERCVSWLDGRGAIAPGRFCPNADLIAALAAEVRAKARLCARSQRRASTSGAH
- a CDS encoding NAD(P)/FAD-dependent oxidoreductase, producing MSVMVGEQADSNCAEVIIVGAGITGLGAAYHVGARGIPYLVLEAADDLGGIWRTHRWHGARCDSDIIHYSFRFKPLLSERRLLGAAQIQRYLRSVAGEFGILERVRFATRVQRAVFDPQASLWRVHTNRGAFQARFLINGNGYFEDLHRPAFRESDRFRGEIVHAFELDGGRTFAGKDVVLVGSGATAISCAPELARVSRSLVLLQRSPSYIYEMSDRSGPLARACQQLYRAGFEFPVHALRYALQLRDDLVFVGFRAFPGLARWLFRRHWVAVVGQQSFERDFRPRYDPWEQRVCVAVGLKEALRQRRIAIRTGQIDRFTESAIVLDSGEPIPCDVCVLATGFELNFLKFELYVGAEKISLAGRNFYKGVMMGGVPNYFQPVGVWHSAWTGRSEAATRFALRIIDYMKEKGLSTVRVDRRDVLSRPRITPNYVMRSVSRLPRLYGTYELPTLDNLCSYRFRPAEFRFA
- a CDS encoding SRPBCC family protein, whose translation is MKSLSTTKALVLLACLAAPALAEEANALSASQSIRINATPEAVWAVVGDFNGSPRWLPLVERSQIVLGANNQVGALRLITRRNGTKVTERLLDYDPQAMRMAYTYVDGAVLAADYFPVITVKDGGDGTSIVEWSARFKRLAYDVDPPPPGQDDRTLVDFYNGIYKAGLESLKRVVESGR
- a CDS encoding c-type cytochrome translates to MSRKVWSCGLACLLALAAPVRSQPPHTAHYPSWAFPLKVEKLLPPEGSQPKTLPGSTRSYTQEQIDDLLNPPDWFPDRRPDPPAIILKGRGDALACGACHLMSGLGHPESADLTGLSVNYMVQQMKDFRTGSRIDVPRMNKIAAAVSEEESLAAAQWFARLTPRPFTRVVEAHTVPRTFVGDGRMRYMEPGGGTEPIGDRIITIPEDPVRARLRDPYSGFIAYVPPGSIAKGRALAQTGGGRTVPCALCHGTDLKGAGDVPRLAGVHPIYIARQLYRFRDRTRNGAAAAAMRPSVERLTDEDIVNLSAYLGSLAP